The following are from one region of the Hydrogenophaga sp. BPS33 genome:
- a CDS encoding FAD-binding oxidoreductase: MNPIAFPTHWPVIAHADAPQSLIGQLRERFGSQLSTSMAVREQHGRDESPFDVPPPSAVVFAERTTDVEDAVRLCAQFETPVIAYGAGSSIEGHLLAVKGGICIDVSRMDQIVSLNAEDMTVTVQPGVTRKQLNEAIKDSGLFFPIDPGADASIGGMTATRASGTNAVRYGTMRENVLALEVVTANGERVRTGTRAKKSSAGYDLTRLFVGSEGTLGVMTEITVRLYPTPEAISAAVCSFVSISQATETVIQIIQMGIPIARVELLDANTVRMVNVHSKLALREEPMLLMEFHGSPASVKEQAELVQDIAADNGGNAFAWSATPEDRTRLWTARHNAYFAAIQSKPGCRAVTTDVCVPISRLADCLLESIDEANASGIPYFLVGHVGDGNFHFGYLIDPGVSAERDTAEALNRRLVERALRLGGTCTGEHGVGLHKIGFLEQEAGSAAIAVMRAIKQALDPRNIMNPGKIFAQL; encoded by the coding sequence ATGAACCCCATCGCCTTCCCCACTCACTGGCCCGTCATCGCCCATGCCGACGCACCGCAGTCCCTCATCGGACAATTGCGAGAGCGCTTCGGCAGTCAGCTTTCCACGTCGATGGCCGTGCGCGAACAGCACGGTCGCGACGAGTCGCCGTTCGACGTACCGCCACCCAGCGCGGTCGTGTTCGCGGAGCGGACAACCGATGTCGAGGACGCGGTGCGTCTCTGCGCGCAGTTCGAAACTCCCGTGATCGCCTATGGCGCCGGCTCATCGATCGAGGGGCACTTGCTGGCCGTCAAGGGCGGCATTTGCATCGATGTGAGCCGCATGGACCAGATCGTCTCGCTGAATGCAGAGGACATGACCGTCACGGTCCAGCCGGGCGTGACCCGCAAGCAACTGAACGAAGCCATCAAGGATTCTGGCCTGTTCTTTCCGATCGATCCGGGCGCGGACGCATCCATTGGCGGCATGACGGCCACCCGTGCTTCCGGGACCAATGCGGTTCGCTACGGCACGATGCGCGAGAACGTGCTGGCATTGGAGGTTGTCACGGCCAACGGGGAGCGTGTGCGCACAGGTACCCGAGCCAAGAAGTCATCGGCCGGCTACGACTTGACCCGTCTTTTCGTCGGCAGCGAAGGCACGCTGGGCGTCATGACCGAGATCACTGTGCGGCTGTATCCCACCCCCGAAGCCATTTCGGCGGCAGTCTGCTCCTTTGTTTCGATCTCGCAGGCGACCGAGACCGTGATTCAGATCATCCAGATGGGGATACCGATTGCACGTGTCGAATTGCTCGATGCAAATACGGTGCGCATGGTCAACGTTCACAGCAAACTGGCCTTGCGCGAAGAGCCGATGCTGTTGATGGAGTTTCATGGTTCGCCTGCCAGCGTCAAGGAGCAGGCGGAACTGGTCCAGGACATCGCGGCTGACAATGGCGGCAACGCCTTTGCATGGTCCGCCACCCCCGAAGACCGTACCCGCTTGTGGACGGCGCGGCACAACGCCTACTTTGCAGCCATTCAGTCCAAACCCGGTTGCAGGGCGGTGACGACCGATGTCTGCGTGCCCATTTCCCGGTTGGCCGATTGCCTGCTGGAATCCATCGACGAGGCCAACGCCAGCGGGATACCGTATTTTCTGGTAGGCCACGTCGGAGATGGAAACTTCCATTTTGGCTACCTCATCGACCCGGGTGTGAGCGCAGAGCGCGACACGGCCGAAGCGCTGAACCGGCGCCTGGTGGAGCGGGCGCTGCGGCTGGGTGGAACCTGCACGGGTGAACATGGCGTCGGTTTGCACAAGATCGGCTTCCTGGAACAGGAGGCGGGCAGTGCGGCCATTGCCGTCATGCGCGCCATCAAGCAGGCGCTCGATCCGCGCAACATCATGAACCCGGGCAAGATATTTGCGCAGCTGTAG
- a CDS encoding DUF72 domain-containing protein, whose product MATKKASSGAIRSGVGGWTYEPWRDNFYPKGLAHSKELAYASSQLTAIEVNGTYYSTFKPPTFAKWRDETPEDFVFSLKANRFTTNRRVLAEAGDSIERFIGSGLSELGPKLGPLVWQFAPTKLFDPVDFEAFLKLLPREVNGLPLRHALDVRHNSFMDPAYLALARRYQCATVFTDSDDYPSFADLTGDFVYARLMRTQSSVKTGYAAKALDRWAEAAKTWAAGGVPADVPLLDSPGKKATARDVFMFFISGAKERAPAAAMALIERLRAPSA is encoded by the coding sequence ATGGCAACGAAAAAGGCGTCGTCTGGCGCGATCCGTTCCGGCGTGGGCGGTTGGACCTACGAGCCCTGGCGCGACAACTTCTACCCCAAGGGCCTCGCGCACAGCAAGGAACTGGCGTATGCCAGTTCCCAGCTCACCGCCATCGAGGTCAACGGTACCTACTACAGCACCTTCAAGCCGCCCACCTTCGCCAAGTGGCGCGACGAAACGCCCGAGGACTTTGTGTTCTCGCTCAAGGCCAACCGCTTCACCACCAACCGCCGGGTTCTGGCCGAAGCGGGCGATTCCATCGAACGGTTCATCGGCAGCGGTTTGAGCGAACTCGGCCCCAAGCTCGGGCCGCTGGTGTGGCAGTTCGCGCCCACCAAGCTGTTCGATCCGGTGGATTTCGAGGCCTTCCTGAAGCTGCTGCCGCGCGAGGTGAACGGCCTGCCGCTGCGCCATGCGCTCGATGTGCGGCACAACAGCTTCATGGATCCGGCCTATCTCGCGCTCGCCCGGCGGTACCAGTGCGCCACGGTGTTCACCGATTCGGACGACTACCCTTCCTTTGCCGACCTCACGGGTGACTTCGTCTATGCGCGTTTGATGCGCACCCAGTCGAGTGTGAAGACCGGCTACGCTGCCAAGGCGCTGGACCGGTGGGCCGAGGCGGCGAAGACCTGGGCTGCTGGCGGCGTGCCGGCCGATGTGCCCTTGCTTGACAGTCCCGGCAAGAAGGCCACTGCGCGCGACGTGTTCATGTTTTTCATCAGCGGCGCGAAAGAGCGCGCGCCAGCGGCTGCCATGGCGCTGATCGAGCGCTTGCGCGCCCCGTCCGCCTGA
- a CDS encoding Bug family tripartite tricarboxylate transporter substrate binding protein, whose translation MKRRILGVAALLVSMGLSAIAQAQPAYPTKPIRMVVPYASGGGLDAIARLVSQAMSESLGQSLIVDNRAGGGGMIGAEHVARSAPDGYTLLMAGNPELVINPALSPAMRYNVTRDFIPIMLVAESPNILAAHPGVKGSLGDILSGRGVDGPVAVGTPGQGSAQHLALEIIKASTKSELVHVPYKGAGPAVADALGGQTKLVLAGSPPLMPLIRSGKLRALAVTQAHRSRLAPDIPTVEEASGVKGVDIYTTWYGLLAPAHTSPAIVDTLRKSIADVLARPDIRAKLAEMGTEVVALPGAQFGERMKTELKRHEETIKRFAIKAE comes from the coding sequence ATGAAACGACGCATTCTGGGCGTAGCCGCCCTCTTGGTGAGCATGGGTCTGAGCGCCATCGCGCAGGCGCAACCGGCTTACCCCACCAAGCCCATTCGCATGGTGGTGCCCTATGCCTCAGGCGGCGGTCTCGACGCGATTGCCCGGCTTGTGAGCCAGGCCATGAGCGAAAGCCTGGGCCAAAGCCTCATCGTGGACAACCGCGCCGGTGGCGGCGGCATGATCGGCGCGGAGCACGTGGCGAGGTCGGCACCGGACGGCTATACCTTGCTCATGGCAGGCAACCCGGAGTTGGTGATCAACCCCGCGCTGAGCCCTGCGATGCGCTACAACGTGACGCGCGACTTCATTCCGATCATGCTGGTGGCGGAGTCACCCAACATCCTCGCCGCGCATCCTGGCGTGAAGGGTTCGCTGGGCGACATCCTCTCCGGCCGAGGCGTGGACGGCCCGGTGGCCGTCGGCACGCCCGGTCAGGGCTCGGCGCAGCATCTGGCCCTTGAAATCATCAAGGCTTCGACGAAGAGCGAACTGGTTCACGTGCCCTACAAAGGCGCGGGGCCGGCGGTCGCAGACGCGCTTGGCGGGCAGACGAAATTGGTGCTCGCAGGCTCACCGCCCCTCATGCCTCTGATCCGTTCGGGCAAGCTGCGTGCGTTGGCCGTCACGCAGGCCCATCGGAGCCGGCTGGCACCGGACATCCCGACAGTGGAGGAAGCCTCGGGCGTGAAGGGCGTGGACATCTACACGACGTGGTACGGCCTGTTGGCTCCCGCCCACACATCGCCGGCGATCGTCGACACGCTGCGGAAGTCCATTGCCGATGTCCTGGCGCGACCAGACATCCGCGCCAAGCTGGCCGAGATGGGCACGGAAGTGGTCGCTCTCCCGGGCGCCCAGTTCGGTGAGCGCATGAAGACCGAACTCAAACGGCACGAGGAAACCATCAAGCGATTTGCGATCAAGGCGGAATGA